ATTTGCTATAAAATCTTATAAATCAGCAACTGAAGCGCTAAAAAAACTTAATGATGATGTTGATTTAATTATTACAGATATTAATATGCCGGGTATGGATGGTATTGAATTTGTACAAGCTTGTGAGAATAAATATGATTTTATCATTATCACAGGCAATGCAACGCTAAATCGCGCTATAGAAGCGGTAAGGCTTGGAGTAAAAGATTTTCTAGTAAAACCATTTGATATCAATACTTTAGTAACTGCAATAAAACGCGCAAAAATAATTCAAGAAAAGATTTCTAAAAAAACAAATAAAAAGACTACTAAAAAAGAAGAAAATCAAGATTTTTATGGTACTTCTAAGGCTTTGGAAAATTGTTTAAATTTGGCTTTAAAAGCTGCCAAAACAGATGCTAGTGTACTTTTTTTTGGAGAAAGTGGGGTAGGTAAAGAAGTTTTTGCAAATTTTGTACATAAAAATTCAAAAAGAGCGCAAAAGCCTTTTGTAGCAATTAATATGGCGGCAATTCCATCAAATTTGATTGAAAGTGAGCTTTTTGGTTTTGAAAAAGGTGCGTTTACTGATGCTAATACTACTAAAATAGGATTGTTTGAGCTTGCTAATGAAGGTACTTTATTTTTAGATGAAATAGGTGAAATGCCTTATGAAATTCAAGCAAAATTATTAAGAGCTTTACAAGAAAAAGAAATTACAAGATTAGGGAGTACTAAAAGTATAAAGATTGATGTAAGAATTATCAGTGCAACAAATGCTCATATAGAAAAAAAGATTGCAGATAATGAATTTAGACAAGATTTATATTATAGACTTAATACTATTCCTATTAATATACCACCGCTAAGAGAGCGTCAAGAAGAAATTTTGCAAATCGCGCAAAAGGTATTACTTGATACGTGTAAAGAATATGATTTTAATGAGAAAACTTTAAGCCAAGAAGCGCAAGATGCTTTACTAGCTTATGATTTTCCAGGTAATATTAGAGAATTGATTTCTATTATACAAAGAGCTTGCATTTTAAGTGAAAATGATGAGATTAGTGCTCAAGATTTATTTTTGGAAAGTAGAAAGAGTAAAGATATTAAAAATCTTGAAAAAGAATTGATTTTAGAAGCTTTAAAAAATTCGCAAGATATTACAGAAGCAGCTAAACTTATAGGGATGAGTGAGAAAATTTTTAGCGAAAAAATGAAAAAATACAATATTACTTAAAAAGGACGGACAATGAAAAAAATAGCTATTGTAGGTGCAACAGGAGCAGTTGGTGAAGAACTTTTAAATGTCTTAGATGAGCTTGATTTTCCAGTTGAAAGTATTTTGCCATTAGCAAGTGCAAAAAGCGCAGGTAGTGAAATAGAATTTAGAGGTAAAGGCTATAAAGTAAAAGAATTAACTCCAAGTGTTTTTAAAGAAAATCCTGTGGATATTGTTTTTTTTAGCGCTGGAGGAAATATAAGTGCTGAGTATGCAAAATATGCAGTGGAATGTGGTGCTGTAGTGATTGATAATACGAGCCATTTTAGAATGGACGAGAATGTTCCTTTGGTGGTACCTGAATGCAATAGTGAAGATATTAAAGATTGGGAAAAAACAGGGATTATTGCTAATCCAAATTGCTCTACCATACAAATGGTACATGTTTTAAAACCACTTGATGATGTATTTAATTTAAAAAGAGTAGATGTAAGTACTTATCAAGCAGCAAGTGGCGCAGGTAAAGAAGGTATGGAAGAACTAGTTCAAGGAATGCAAAGTTTTTTTGCTTTTAAATTAGATGAATTTGAAGCAAAAACCTTTCCATATACTTTGGCTTTAAATTTGATTCCTCAAATTGATGTTTTTAGCGACAATGGCTACACTAAAGAAGAATTAAAAATGGTGAATGAAACGCAAAAAATATTGCATAAAAAACTTGAAATTTCAGCAACTTGCGTAAGAGTTCCTGTGCTTAGAAGTCATAGTGAAGCCATTACTATGCATTTTGAAAAAGATGTTGATGTTGCTAAAGTTAGAGAGATACTTTCTAAAGCACCAAGTGTTGTTGTGATTGATGATGTAGAAAATAAAAAATATCCTATGCCGCTTTTTACAAGTGATACTAACGAAACTTATGTAGGAAGAATTAGACGTGATATTAATCATAAAAACATTTTACACTTATGGTGTGTGGCTGATCAAATTCGTGTAGGAGCTGCTACAAATGCAGTGCGTATTGCACAAAAATGGCTAGAATTGGTTTAAAAAGGGGAAAAATGTTAGAAAGATTTTTTGAAAATTTATTAGTTAAGAGTCGTTTGGTTACTATTTTACCTGTAATTTTTGGTTTAATAGGAGCTTTTGTTTTATTTTTTATCGCAAGTTATGATGTGATTAAAGTTTTAAAATATGTATTTGAATATTTTACACTTGCAAAGTCAAATATTGATTTACATGAAGATATTGTAGGATTAATTATTGGAGCTGTAGATTTATATTTAATGGCTTTGGTTTTGTTTATTTTTTCTTTTGGAATTTATGAATTATTTATTAGCGAAATAGAAGAATTTAAACAAACCAAACAATCTAAAGTTTTAGAAGTGCATAGCTTAGATCAACTAAAAGATAAACTTGCTAAAGTTATTATTATGGTTTTGATTGTAAATTTCTTCCAAAGAATTTTACAAATGCAACTTAATACAGTTTTAGATATGACTTATTTGGCAGGTTCTATTTTGGCTCTTTGTGTAGGGCTTTATTTCTTGCATAAAAGCGATCATTAATAAGGAATAAAAATGATTTTTATTGATGCGTGTTTTAAAAAATCAACCCCTTATATTCCAGTTTGGATGATGCGTCAAGCAGGAAGGTATTTACCTGAGTACATGGAAGTTAGAGCAAGTGCCGGGGATTTTTTATCGCTTTGCAGGGACTATAAAAAAGCAAGTGAAGTTACTTTACAACCTGTGGATATTTTGGGTGTTGATGCGGCTATTATTTTTTCAGATATTTTAGTTGTACCTTTAGAAATGGGCATGGATTTAAAATTTGAAAAAGGCGAAGGGCCAGTATTTTCAAATCCCATTAAAACTAAGGAAGATTTGGAAAGATTAGATGTTGAAAAAAGTGTTAAAAATCTTTCTTATGTTTATGATGCACTAGCGCTTACTAGAGAAAAACTTGCGCATGATAAAGCTTTGATTGGTTTTTGTGGAAGTCCTTGGACTATTGCTACTTATATGATAGAGGGTGGTGGTAGTAAAAATTATGTAAAATGTAAAAAATTAGTTTATCAAAATCCTGAATTTTTACATCAAATTTTATCCAAACTTACTTTAGCTTTAAAGTATTATATTCAAGAACAAATTAAAGCAGGGGCTAATGCTATACAGATATTTGATAGTTGGGCAAGTGCTTTAGAAAAAGAGATGTTTTTTGAATTTTCTTTTAAATACATGCTTGAAATTGCTGATTTTATCAAAGAAAAATATCCACATATTCCCGTGATTTTATTTCCTAAAGGTGTTAGTGGATTTTTGGATGGTATAAATGGAAATTTTGATGTTTTTGGTGTAGATTGGAGTACGCCTTTAGAATTAGCAAAAGAAAAACTAGGCGCTAGATATACTTTACAGGGTAATATGGAGCCTTGTAGATTGTATGATAAAAAGGCGATCGAAGTAGGAGTGGATAAAATTTTAAATATCATGCAAGATAGTGCACATATTTTTAACCTTGGACATGGTATTTTGCCTGATATTCCTGTTGAAAATGCTAAATATTTTATCAAGCTAGTTCAAGAGAAATCTAAAAAGTGAATAAAATTACTTTTGGCCCCATAAGTTCAAGAAGATTTGGGCTTTCCTTAGGGATTGATTTAAGTCCAAATCAAAAGCAATGTAATTTCGATTGTGTATATTGTGAGTTGCAAGCTGCAAAACCTGTGGAAAAGTCTTTAGCATATCCAAAAATTCAAGATATCTTGGAACAAGTAGAGCAAGCTTTAGCTAGCGATGTGAAATTCGATTTTCTCACATTAACTGCAAATGGTGAACCTAGTCTGTATCCTTATTTAAAAGAATTAGTTTGTGAGTTAAATAAAATAAAACAAGATAAAAAACTTTTGATTTTAAGTAATGGCAGCGGTGTGTTAAATCCAAATGTATTTAATGCTTTATTGGATATTGATGTGGTTAAATTTAGTCTTGATAGTGCTAAAGAAAAAACATTTTATAGAATAGATAAAGCTCTAAAACAAATTAAACTTAAAACAATGATTGATAAAATGATTGCTTTTAGGGAAAAATTTCTAGGTGAGCTTGTTATGGAAGTTTTAGTTGTACAAGGCTTAAATGACAATAAAGAAGAAATGTTAGCTTTAAATGAAGTATTTGGTAAAATAAAGCCATTAAGAGTGGATTTTAGCACTATTGATAGACCTCCGGCTTATCCTGTTAAAGGTGTATCTATGGAAAAATTAGAAGAATTAAGTATGTATATTAATACCACCCCTGTTGTTCTTGCTAAGCATTATTATAAAGGTGAAAAAATTGATTTTAATACTCAAGAGCTTTTAAAAATGTTGCAACTTAGAGCTCAAAGTGAATTTGATGTTGAAAATAAATTCAGTCAATACAGTAAAGAATTATTAGAAAAATTAATTAAAGAGCAAAAAGTCGTTGTAAAAAATTTAGCAGGAGTGAATTTTTACAAAAAAATATAATTTTTTACGAAAAACTCTTGACAAGAGCATTTTTTTCTTATATAATATCATTTCTTATTTATTGATGTTCCGGATTAGCTCAGCGGTAGAGTAGTCGGCTGTTAACCGATTGGTCGTAGGTTCGAATCCTACATCCGGAGCCACTTCTTTTTAGATTATAATCTTGATTTTTATAAGTGTTAAGTAAATTATATGATTTTTATATAACTAGTATTTTCGTTATGAAAATACTAGTTTTTGATATCAAAAGTAAAGAATTTGCTTTCGAAATTATTGCCTACTTTTTCATACTGAAACATAGCAGGTTCTAGGTTTTGCACTTCATGGTATAAAAGTCCTAAAGCAAGCCTTGCTTCTAAGGTTTCTTCATTTTCTAATCTTGCAAGTTCAAGCAAAGCAATAGCTGAGTTTGGATTATTTGAACCTATTGCTGCAACTGCAGCTAAAAATAAAGTTTGAGCATCTTTAATTTTGTAATCATCTATTAAAATATTATAAAGTGTATATGCTTCTTGGTATTCTTTTGCAAATATATCTACATAAGCTAGAGCAAAGATTAATCCAATGGAATTTTTATTACTCATAGCTAGTCTTTTTTTAATATCATTTCTAACATGATTAAGCAAGCCTGTTATTTGCATAAGTGTTACATAGCTATCTTTAACTATCCCAGCCCCGCCAAATAAAGAATTATAATCAAGTTTGGTATTTAAAAAATACATTTGAGCTTGTTTGGCGTATTCTTTGATATTTAAGTTCATACTTTTGGAGTTAAAATATAAAATATTGCTAATAATATCCTCGCTTAATAAATCTTTTAATTCTTTTATTTTTTGGTTTCTTAGGGTTTCAAGATTATTGCCATTTGCAGCTATAATAGCAAATATTAACTCCAAAGGTGTGTTATTAGTATTTGAAAGATTATCTAGGTAAGGAATAGTAGCAGTAAAGTCATTTTTGGCCAAATATAGTAAATATTTGTATATATTATTGTTTTGATCAATGGTATTATCTGCTTGGAGATTTTCTAAAAGTTCATTAGCAAGTTTTGTATAATCTTTCTTTGCTAGATCCATACAATATATGCCAAAAATTCCTGCAATATAATTTTTAGGATTTAAATGATATGCGGTTGAAAAGTGCTTATAAGCATTGTTATAATCTTGTAATTGTGCATAAGTTAGGGCAAGATTATAATGAATTACATCATGAGCATGATAAATTTCACTTAAATTTTTAAATTCTTGATTAGCCTCTCTTAGATGAAAATTAAAAGCCAAGTTAATAGCATGAGATAATTCTATATTAACCCCTGATAAAGCCTTACTTTTAACAAGTAATTCATTTTCATACTCATATCCTTGTATAAAATTTCCCAAATCAGCCTTTGTAATAAGCTCCATGCTTTGTTTAACGTCAAAAACACGATATGGTGAAAAGTAAAACAGTAAATCATATATTTGTTGTTTTCCGGTAATTAATCTCTTAGCAAAATTTTGTTGGGCGATATCAATATTTGAAAAATTTCTTTTTAATCTCGTTTTGATATTATAGTATTTTGAACCTATATCTTTATCTTTAATGTAAAGAGCTTTTAAAATTTGTGCACCACTTTCAAATTGACCAGTTTTTAATTCAACTAAGGCTAAAGCAACCTTGCTTCTAGCTTCATGCTCTCCTATCTTTGAGGCTTTTTCAAGATATTCTTTAGCTTTTTGATAGTCTCCTGATTTTGCATATAATAAGCCTAAGGGTAAGCTTGCTTCATAATCTTCTTGTTTTTGTAGAAAATCAATGGCATTTTTTTCTGATTTTAATAAAGCATAAACTTTTGCTCCAAGATAGTAAGATTCACCTTGATAACCATTGATGTTGTTTGAGCGCATAAACATTTGTAAGGCTTCAGGGTAAAATCCTTGATAATAATTAATTAAACCTAGATAATAATCATACAAAGATGATTTGGAATCTTGTGGCAAATGCACTCTTGCTAAGTCAAGATAATAATTAAATTTTTCTTTATTACCAAGATTAAAATAGCACACAGCAGTGTTTATAGCAGCAGCTACCTTGTGCTCTTCTAATTCTAAAGATTGCTTGAAATTTTCAATTGCACTAGTATAATCTTTTTGTTTCATTTGGGCTACGCCAAGATTATAACTAGATAAGGATTGGTTAAAAATGTTAATGTTATTGTAAAGTTCTAAAGCGCTTTCTACATCACCTTTTTCATATAATAAATTTGCTTTTTGTACTACAAGATCTAATGCTGATTGTTTTACTTTAGTGATGCTTGAGCTAGTATTATCATCTAAAATTTGAGTATTTAAAATAGCTTGTTTATCTTCTTTGAAAACTATGAGTAAAATTAAAACTACAAGCAATATTAGAGCAAGACCTCCAAGCGCAAAAATTAAAATAATAAATTTTTTATCAAAAAGCTTTTTTTTCTCTTCAGGTTGCGGTGTTTGAGGTTCTTCTTCCACTCTTTGAAAGGTGCTTTCTTCTTCCTCTAATTCAGGAGGTATCATGCCAGGAGGGATAGCTTGTTCTTCTACTCCTGGATTTTCATCTAACTCAGAGAAAGCTTTTTCTTGATTGTCTTGTTCTTTAAGTGTTACTTCTTCAGCCATGTTTTCTCTTAAAAGTATTTTCTTAATACATCAGGAATTCTTATATTTCCATTTTTTTCTTGATAGTTTTCCATGATAGCTACCAAGGTTCTTCCAACAGCTAGCGAAGAGCCATTAAGCGTATGCACTAATTCGTTTTTGCCTTTATCGTTTTTAAAGCGAATTTTTGCACGTCTTGCTTGAAAATCTTTACAATTAGATACAGAGCTAATTTCACGGTATTTATTTTGTGATGGAAGCCAAACTTCTAAATCCACTGTTTTTGCAGCTGAAAAACCTAAATCTCCAGTACAAAGCATCAAATGTCTGTGTGCTAGACCTAAAGAACTTAGTAAATCACTAGCACAATTTAGCATTTCTTCAAACATTAACTCGCTTTGATCAGGCTTGCATATACTAACAAGCTCTACTTTTTCAAATTGATGTTGTCTTATAATACCTCTTGTGTCTCTACCCGCACTTCCTGCTTCTTGTCTAAAACAAGCGCTATAGCAAGTCATTTTTAAAGGCAATTCTTCTTGAGCTAAAATTTCATTAGAATAAAGATTGGTTACAGGAATTTCAGAAGTTGAGATGAGGTATAAATCATCATTTTCTACCTTATACATATCATCTTTAAATTTGGGAAGCTGTCCGGTACCATACATGGTTGCACTATTTACTAAAAATGGTACATTAACCAACTCAAAACCTCTACTTCTATTAAAATCTATCATATAATTTACTAAGGCTCTGTTTAACAAAGCTCCTTCATTTTTTAGCACACAAAAGCGACTTTGCGAGATTTTAACTCCTCTTGTAAAATCAAGCCAATTTAATTTTTCTCCTAAATCATGATGTTCTTTAATTTCAAAATCAAAACTAGGTGGAGTTAGAACTTTTTTTAATTCTACATTCTCATTCTCATCTTCTCCAAAAGGCACACAATCATCAGGGGTATTTGGTATTGCTAGAGCAATTTGCTCCAGTTTTTCTTCTAATTCATTAACGATTTTTGATTGAGTATTAATCTTTTCTTTATTTTGACTTAGTTGTGCTTTTAAGCTTTCTTTATCTTGTGCTGTTGCAAGTTCTTTGCTAAATTTGTTTTGAAAAGCTTGAAATTCTTCTAAAAGTGCTTTTTCTTTTTTTAAATTTATAAATAAATCACTCAGTTCTTTGAGCAAATTTTCATCCACTTTTTTAGCTTTTAATTTTTGTGCAATTTCATCGAAATTATTTTGTAAAAGTTTTAAATCTAACATTTTAACTCCTTTTATAGTCCTATTTTAGCATAAATTTTTTCCATTGTTTCTCGAGCTTGTTTTTTTGCTTTACTTGCTCCAAATTCTAAAATTTCCTCAATTTTAGAAGGATTGGCTAATAATTTTTCATATTCGCCCTTGGCCGAGGCAAAATACTCACTAATGATTTCATTTAAATACATTTTAAAATGTCCATAACCTTCGCCACCTTTTTCATAACGGCTTTTTAAAGTTTCTTGCTCTGTTTTGTCTAAAAACAATTTTGCGATTTTAAATATATTGCAATTTTGCCAATCTTTTGGATCTTCTAAAGCTGTACTATCTGTAACAATGGAAGAAATTTGTTTTTTAATAGCTTTTGGTGTATTAAAAATATCGATTGTATTTTGATAAGATTTGCTCATTTTGGCTCCATCAGTGCCAGGTACTACCGCAACTTCATTATTAACTTTAGCTTGAGGTAGAGTGAAAATTTCACCCCATTCGTTATTTACCTTTAAGGCTATATCTCTTGCTATTTCAACGTGTTGAATTTGATCTTTACCTACAGGAACTACTTGAGCATTAAAAAGCAAAATATCTGCAGCCATTAAAATAGGGTAAGAAAAAAGTCCATGGTTGGCATTTAAACCTTTGGTAATTTTATCTTTATAGCTATGTGCTCTTTCTAAAAGTCCCATTGGAGTAAATTGAGAAAGAATCCAATAAAGCTCCATTACTTCTTTTACATCACTTTGCAACCAAAACACACTTTTTTGCGGATCAATCCCTAAACTCAAAAAAGCTGCTGCAGCTTTGAGTGAATTTTGTCTGAGCTTTTCACCATCAAAACTTGAAGTCATAGCATGGTAATTTGCTATAAACATATACATTTGATTTTCTTCTTGCATATTTAGCATTTGTTTGATTGAGCCAAAATAATTGCCTATATGTAAGTTTCCACTTGGTTGCAATCCTGTAATAACTCTCATTTTACCTCTTTTTTAATCTCTTTGATAAGTTCTTTAATATTTTTGTTTTCAATATTAATTATAATATCTGCTTTTTTTTCATATTTTTTTGCCCTTTGATTAAAAAGAATTTTGGCATTATTTATATTTGCAAGTAAAGGCCTAGTGGCTAATTCTTCCGTGCTTAATCTTTGCAAAAGATAATCAAAGCTTGCTTTTAAATATATAATTATCCCAATATCTTTTAATTTTTTTTGTTCTATAAAACCACCACCACTTGCAATAGAGCAATCTTGCACACAAGTTAAAAAAGAAACAAGTTTTTTTTCTTCTTTACGGAATTTTTTTTCTCCATATGTTTTAAAAATTTCATCAATTTCAAGATTAAATTTTTCTTTGATTAAACTATCTGTATCTAAAAATATTTTATCGTATTTTTTAGCATAAGCTCTTGCTATGGTTGTTTTACCGCAGCCCATAAAGCCTACAAAAAGGAGATTATCCTTCTTGCTCATCTTTGCTACCTTTTTTTCTTGAAGCTAAAATCAAAGGAACACCTTCAAAATTAAATTGTTTTCTGATTTGATTTTGTAAATAGCGTTTATAACTAAAATGCAAGGCTTTTGGTCTATTCATGATTAGAGCTATTTTTGGAGGTGCTAAGTCATACTGCACAGCATAGTATATCTTAACTAGTTTTCCATAATCATGAGGTAATGGGTGTGCTCTTGTGGCCTCTTCTACTAAAGCATTTAATTTTGCTGTTGGAATTTTTTGCGTGAAATTTGCAAAAACTTCTAAAATTTTATCTAAAAGCACATGTACTCTTTTTCCACTTAAAGCCGATACACTTACAACAGGTGCATAAGCTAGAAATTTAAAACGATCTAGTTTTAATTCTTTTAAAGTTTTATCAAAATCAAGCTCGCTTTTATCCCATTTATTAAGCACGATAATCACACCTAAGCAATGTTTAGCAGCAAGTCCTGCGATACGCTCATCTAATTCGTTAAACCCCTCAGCTGCATCTAGAACTAAAAGTGCAATTTGAGCATTAGCTAGGGCGTATTCAGTTCTATTTAGCGCATAACGCTCCAAACCTTGTATTTTCCCGCGTTTTCTAATTCCTGCTGTATCTACAAACTCAATGATTCTATCTTTATGAATAATGCTTTCATTAACAGGATCAATTGTAGTGCCTGCTATATCACTTACCACGCTACGTTCTTCTTTAACTAAAGCATTTAAAAGACTGGATTTTCCTACATTTACCCTGCCGATAATTCCTACTTTAATATGGTTTTCATTGATGGTTTTTAGCTTAAAATCTCCGCTATTTTCATCAAAATTTTCTAAATAACTTTCAAAGTCTTCTTCTTCATCTGCATTTAAAAAGCTTTCATTTAAAAACTTACCAGCCCACATGCAAAGCTCATCAATACCTATATTATGTGTAACAGAGATATTAAAAACTTCTTTCACGCCAAAATTAGAAAATTCCCAAGATCTTTCTTCATCTTTTTTATTATCTATTTTATTAATCACTAAGGCTATAGGCTTGTTGAGTTTTTTCATTTCATAAAAAAAAGCTTTATCTTCATCATCAGGTAAAAATTTTCCATCTACCATATAAAAGATAATATCACTATTTTTAGCAGTTTTTAATGAATTTGCTTTAACATTTTTAAAAAGCTCATTGCTCTCATCAAGTCCACCACTATCTATCAATAAGGCTCTTTTACCATCAATTTCCACTTCTATTTTATTAGTATCTCTTGTAGTTCCACTGATATCACTGGTGATAGCTATGCGTTTTCTTGCAAGTCTATTAAAAAGACTTGATTTGCCGACATTTGGTTTTCCTATTAAAATAATACTTTGCATTAATACTCATTTTTAAATTTTTATTTGTGATTATATAAAAATTGCCTTAAAATTAAGCAAAAAAGACTAAAATAACGGGAATTTTTATATGGAATTTATATGTTAAGAATAGTTAAAAAAAATTTAGGTATATATTTTATGATTATTGCTTCCATAGAATTTGCACTTGTAGGCGCTTGTGCAAAAATTCTTAGTGAAGAATTATCATCGATTGAAATTATGTTTTTTAGAAATATCATAGGCACAGCTTTTATGCTTTATGCGCTTTCAAAATTAAATTTTCATAAAAGCGGCGGTCGTTTGGGTTTGCTTATTTTTAGAGGTGTTATAGGAACGATTGCCTTATATCTTTTCTTTTATAATGTTTCTAATATTTCTTTGGGTGGGGCTTTTGCTTTTCAAAAAACAGCACCGATTTTTATAGCTTTAATTGCTTTTTTATTTTTTAAAGAAAGTTTAGGGCTAAAAGCTTGTTTTGGGATTTTGATTGCTTTTATAGGGGTATTGTTAATTTGTCAGCCTTTTGCAGATAGTACTACGCATTCAGGTTTTGATTTGAAAAATAGCATTTTGGGAATTTTAAGTGGTTTTTGTGCAGCCTTGGCGCTAACTAGCGTAAGAGAGCTAAGAAAATCATATCCAGCGCCTTTTATAGCCTTATCTTTTGTTTTAATTGGTACTTTAATGCCTTTAATGTCTATGATTATAGGTTCTTTTTATGAAATAAAAGAACTTGATTTTTTAATTGCTCCTTTTGTGATGCCTAGTTTTAAAGCTTGGATTTTTATTATTTTAATGGGTGTTTTTGGAGCAATGTATCAAATTCATGTTACCAAAGCTTATGGGGTGGCGAAAAAGGCAGGAGTTGTTGCTGGGGTTAGTTATATAGATGTAGTTTTTACTTTATTTTTGGGCATATTATTAGGAGATGAATTTCCTAGTTTGATGGTTTTTGTAGGGATTTTTAGCATTGTTATAGGAGGAATTATTTTGGTTAGTAAGCAAATAAAAGGAAATAAAAATGGAAAATAAAACAGATTTAATTTATGGTTTAGAAGACAAACCGCCTTTTGCTAAAGCTTTTTTTGCTGCTTTGGTGCATTTGATGGCTATGTTTGTGGCTGTGATTACACCTGCTTTATTAATTTGCAAGGGTCTTGGAATAGACGATACTAATACAGCTAGAATTATATGCATGTCACTTTTTGCTTCAGGTGTTGCTTCGCTTTTACAGATTAAAACTTGGGGTCCTATAGGGAGTGGACTTTTATCTATTCAAGGGACTAGTTTTAACTTTGTTGCGCCTATTATACTAGGTGGGCTTGTTTTGAAAAATAATGGTTTATCACAAGAAGCAATGCTTGGGGCTATTTTTGGTACTTTAATGCTTTGTTCTACCACTGAAATGATTATTTCTCAAATTTTACCTTTTATTAGAAGAGTGATTTCGCCTTTGGTTTCAGGTATAGTAGTGATGATTATAGGTCTTAGTTTGATTAATGTTGGTCTTGTGAGTGCAGGAGGCGGATTTGCGGCTAAGGCAAGCGGTGAGTTTGGTTCTTTA
This genomic stretch from Campylobacter lari subsp. concheus harbors:
- the serS gene encoding serine--tRNA ligase, with protein sequence MLDLKLLQNNFDEIAQKLKAKKVDENLLKELSDLFINLKKEKALLEEFQAFQNKFSKELATAQDKESLKAQLSQNKEKINTQSKIVNELEEKLEQIALAIPNTPDDCVPFGEDENENVELKKVLTPPSFDFEIKEHHDLGEKLNWLDFTRGVKISQSRFCVLKNEGALLNRALVNYMIDFNRSRGFELVNVPFLVNSATMYGTGQLPKFKDDMYKVENDDLYLISTSEIPVTNLYSNEILAQEELPLKMTCYSACFRQEAGSAGRDTRGIIRQHQFEKVELVSICKPDQSELMFEEMLNCASDLLSSLGLAHRHLMLCTGDLGFSAAKTVDLEVWLPSQNKYREISSVSNCKDFQARRAKIRFKNDKGKNELVHTLNGSSLAVGRTLVAIMENYQEKNGNIRIPDVLRKYF
- the trpS gene encoding tryptophan--tRNA ligase, translating into MRVITGLQPSGNLHIGNYFGSIKQMLNMQEENQMYMFIANYHAMTSSFDGEKLRQNSLKAAAAFLSLGIDPQKSVFWLQSDVKEVMELYWILSQFTPMGLLERAHSYKDKITKGLNANHGLFSYPILMAADILLFNAQVVPVGKDQIQHVEIARDIALKVNNEWGEIFTLPQAKVNNEVAVVPGTDGAKMSKSYQNTIDIFNTPKAIKKQISSIVTDSTALEDPKDWQNCNIFKIAKLFLDKTEQETLKSRYEKGGEGYGHFKMYLNEIISEYFASAKGEYEKLLANPSKIEEILEFGASKAKKQARETMEKIYAKIGL
- a CDS encoding shikimate kinase, giving the protein MSKKDNLLFVGFMGCGKTTIARAYAKKYDKIFLDTDSLIKEKFNLEIDEIFKTYGEKKFRKEEKKLVSFLTCVQDCSIASGGGFIEQKKLKDIGIIIYLKASFDYLLQRLSTEELATRPLLANINNAKILFNQRAKKYEKKADIIINIENKNIKELIKEIKKEVK
- the der gene encoding ribosome biogenesis GTPase Der; protein product: MQSIILIGKPNVGKSSLFNRLARKRIAITSDISGTTRDTNKIEVEIDGKRALLIDSGGLDESNELFKNVKANSLKTAKNSDIIFYMVDGKFLPDDEDKAFFYEMKKLNKPIALVINKIDNKKDEERSWEFSNFGVKEVFNISVTHNIGIDELCMWAGKFLNESFLNADEEEDFESYLENFDENSGDFKLKTINENHIKVGIIGRVNVGKSSLLNALVKEERSVVSDIAGTTIDPVNESIIHKDRIIEFVDTAGIRKRGKIQGLERYALNRTEYALANAQIALLVLDAAEGFNELDERIAGLAAKHCLGVIIVLNKWDKSELDFDKTLKELKLDRFKFLAYAPVVSVSALSGKRVHVLLDKILEVFANFTQKIPTAKLNALVEEATRAHPLPHDYGKLVKIYYAVQYDLAPPKIALIMNRPKALHFSYKRYLQNQIRKQFNFEGVPLILASRKKGSKDEQEG
- a CDS encoding DMT family transporter, encoding MLRIVKKNLGIYFMIIASIEFALVGACAKILSEELSSIEIMFFRNIIGTAFMLYALSKLNFHKSGGRLGLLIFRGVIGTIALYLFFYNVSNISLGGAFAFQKTAPIFIALIAFLFFKESLGLKACFGILIAFIGVLLICQPFADSTTHSGFDLKNSILGILSGFCAALALTSVRELRKSYPAPFIALSFVLIGTLMPLMSMIIGSFYEIKELDFLIAPFVMPSFKAWIFIILMGVFGAMYQIHVTKAYGVAKKAGVVAGVSYIDVVFTLFLGILLGDEFPSLMVFVGIFSIVIGGIILVSKQIKGNKNGK